The Raphanus sativus cultivar WK10039 chromosome 2, ASM80110v3, whole genome shotgun sequence genome includes a region encoding these proteins:
- the LOC130508180 gene encoding uncharacterized protein LOC130508180, whose protein sequence is MAPVKSKGDGEEKAPTSSRVTRSMDRRTRSATQQNGAKAAGSVVNKQVKKLASPAKRKKPSTETGRGAKKAKKEEKASQEVEKDEEEEEAAGAEEEEVGDSTKPKIVIEHCKQCNAFKTRAIQVKEGLEGAVPGVTVTLNPEKPRRGCFEIREEGGETFISLLEMKRPFAPMKALDMEEVIEDIIKKIK, encoded by the exons ATGGCGCCGGTGAAGAGTAAGGGAGATGGAGAGGAAAAGGCACCAACTTCGTCGAGAGTGACTCGGAGCATGGATCGCCGAACTCGAAGTGCGACTCAACAAAACGGCGCTAAAGCTGCTGGATCCGTCGTCAACAAGCAGGTGAAGAAGCTTGCGTCGCCGGCGAAGAGGAAGAAGCCATCGACTGAGACTGGGAGAGGAGCTAAGAAGGCGAAGAAGGAAGAGAAAGCATCTCAGGAAGTTGAGAAggatgaggaagaggaagaagctgctggtgcggaggaggaggaggttggAGACTCGACGAAGCCCAAGATTGTTATAGAGCACTG TAAACAATGCAATGCGTTCAAGACAAGGGCCATTCAGGTGAAGGAAGGTCTGGAGGGAGCTGTTCCTGGCGTCACCGTGACGCTCAACCCTGAAAAG CCAAGGCGCGGTTGCTTTGAGATCCGAGAGGAAGGTGGTGAAACATTCATCAGTCTTTTG GAGATGAAACGTCCATTTGCTCCAATGAAGGCTCTTGATATGGAAGAAGTCATCGAGGACATCATTAAGAAGATCAAATGA